CAAAAAATCTCTTTATGAGAGTGGATGGGGTCCTTTCCCTCTTGATCATGATGAGCTTTTTCGTGAGATTTCAAACTGCAAAATGCATGATGGTAAGTTAAGAGAAAATGCCAAAATAAAAAGAACACGTGAAAGTGTTAATTTCTTATTAGGAAGTAGCTTTCTAACTAAGAAAGAAAGACTTTATATTTTTGATAATTGCCTTATATCTAGTTTGAATTTGCTTCATTCTATTTGGGGGGCTTCTTTAAGCAAGGATGAAGACGTCTATGCCCGAGCCTCTTGGGTTCTACAGTACATCTTCCCACCGATTTCTAGGGTTAAGGAGTTTGAAGATGATCAAGTAAAGCAACTTGAACTGATCGTAGAGAGAGTGCTTCAGCCATTATTTCTTAAGCCAAGAAAATGTAAGTTGGATAGGTTTAAGCTTTGGTGCCGTTGGGTTCAACAAGAAATATTCAATAAGCTATTGCCTGCCAATGCTTCTATACTTGATGCTTTTTCAAAGAAAGTCGCAGAGTCTTTTGTTCAATATTCTAAGCAATTACTTGTTGAAAATGAAGTTGCTGATGATGAACTGCTGTTTTATAAACGGCAGCTCATATTAGATGCTTTGGCTAATGTTCCTGAAGAGCTTGCCAACCGGATTTATAGGCAAGAAGAAATAATAACATTTTGTCATTTAAGGTTTCTGGTACACCAAGTTGGAACAATCTCACATAAAACGTTAGTAAAAGCATATCAATCTGTTGAAAAAACAGACAGGACGTATCTAATTGAAACTTTAGAGGGTGACTCAGTTGAAGTAAGATATCAAGAAGAGGGAGTGTTACGATTTAGTAAAGATAGTGATGAACCAATAGTAGATGTCACTGGCTTAGTATACCTGTCTAAAAATTCTGCAGAACGGCTATCAGCTATTAATAACGCATCATCGATGTGTGTTTTTACCCCACCCAAATTAGTTGAACTTCGTGAACTTGTTGGAAAAAATCACACTTTATTAGGTAACATGCTAGATTTGATAGATATTATTAGCAACGCTCCAGGTAACTTTTTTTCTAAAGTTGAAAAACGCCTTCAAGCTGGAGAGGCTATTAGTAGTGATTTACTATTTCCATCCTCAAGACAGTATTATGAAATGTTAATTGGACCTGTAACTAATGCCGCAAACTTTGATGAGTACTTAAGTGATACACTTCTTCCACTGCATGACTCATTATTAAAGCAAGATCCACAAAGAGTATTGAGTTATTGCTTAGCTGCTGCGGTAAGAAATGATGTTGTCGTTCCGGCGTGTTATGAGTACTTGGGAGATTCATTTTTTATCAATTGGATTGAAGATAAGAAAGATGATCTTACTCCAATAGAGCTATTAGCGTTACTGTCTATTGTAAGTGCGCGCAAAAATTCTGACTGTGTCTATAGTCGTTTTATGGACGAAGCCATCGAACGCTTATGTTCTGAAAGCTATGAGATAGGAGTGGATTGTCAATTCTATGATATTTTTCCACAACTATTGAGTTTTTGCTTGAAGGTAATCGACACACAAGAAGAACTTTTCGATTGTCCTGTTTACTGGAAGCGTTTAGCAGCTTTTGTTCATTGTCAGGCTTTACTGAAAATTGTGAAAAATTATGTTGATCATAAGAAATTTACGGAGTGGTGTGGAAGTTTATCTGCAGGGATTACTACCTGTGATTTTTTAAACTTCTATAAAGAGCCACTTTGGATGCGTATCGACCTCTCCGCCTACTCCTTGCATGCTGAATTAATAGGACAATTAAATATTCTTTGTAACGACTCTTCTAAAGTTGGCTTTAGCCAAAAGCACAAAAAGAAAGTTGAAACCTATTTTGAATCTTTGTCTGAGCAAACCCATATAAAAGCATACTGTTGTGGGCCCTTAGAAGGACACCAGAAATGGAAGTATGTAACAGGGGAGTTTGAAAAAGCGTATGAAGCTATTAATAATGTTATTAGCAAATTTGTGACTTCTAGAAGTGAAATAGAAGCTGTTAAGCTAATAACATTAACTTTTTACAGTAGATTTGATGAGAAAGGCTTGGAGGAACTTGTTCAATCTATTTCAGAGAAACCAATTCGGTATTCTGAATACGATGAAAAAAGAAGGTACTTTTTTGTCTTGCACTCTCTTGCTGGTATAGCTGGAACCCAAACTTCAACAGAATTAGCGGAGTCACTTTGTAAGGGGCTTATAGCAGAAGCTCCATATTATGACTGTCCAGAGGACGCAAAGGCGGGGCTATACGCGATTCTGCTTTCAGCTGCAGCCTATGAGGATGAATCTACTAGGCTGGATTGGCTTGGAGCAAAGCTTATGTCATATGCCCTTAAGCTCCCTAAAAAAGCTCCTGCACAAGCTTGTTGTAAAGATATCGAACAACTGGAGAGATTGCTTCCTGTTGAGAAGCAGCGGTTTGGTGATGTGATTTGTTTACTTAAAAGTTGTGCTTAGTTTTTAGGAAGATAGTTGTTCAATCGCTACGGGGAAGCATACCGTCTTAAAGCTAAAGGAAAAAGAGTGAAACTAGCAACTCATACTTGTAATGCTTTACAGGTTATTGCTAAATTTTAGCAATTTGGAGTTTCAGTTGGAAGTCAACAAAAAGTAGGCGTAGTTGTGATTGTTTTTAGAGGCACACTTAAAACGTGCGGTGTGGGCTATTTAACAGGAAAATGTTGTGGGAAGCGGGTTCTCAACTAATAAAAATTTTGTTTATAAGTGGTTATAAATTATGAGCCTAAAAATGTAATCGTTTATACGTTGTATTTTCTATTAAACAGTGATGTTCTGCTTTCTTTCTCATTAGTTTTTAATATCCTAGATAAAGGTTTTATGATTTGAATATTTTTATGAGTTATGCCTCAGAAGATAGGCACTATGCTGCGCTGTTGGAGAATGCTTTAATTAAAGCTGGCCACAAGATCATTAAAGCTACGGGTAAAGTTAATTCGAGTAAGAGTTTTGCTCAAAAACTGAATAGATATATACAAAGTGCGGATGCTTTAATTGTTTTAATTAGTTGGGCAACTCTTAAGAGCAAATGGATTAGGCATGAGGTAGAATCAATGGCTATCCAGGACTTTTCAACTAATGAAAAGAAAATTATTCCAATTAAATTGGATTCTTCTCCTATGCCTTCTTATTTGACGAACTATGATTACTTAGATTCAACAAGCTCTGACGGGGTAATTGAAAAATTAATTCAGTCGTTGTCAACAGGGGAAAAAAAGGATGTTTTTGAGAGTGCCTCAGGGGCTAAGGAACAAAATACCTTACATTATTCCAAGGAATTGAGTAAAAAATTAAAAACAGGAAGGCTTACTCTGGTTTGTGGAGCCGGAGTATCGATTGGGGCAGGTATACCCACTTGGGACGATCTTTTATTTAGACTTCTGAGCTCGATGATAAGGAATGCTTCAGAAGCCCGTTCAATTCCTTTTGATGAGGCTTCTGTGTTTGATTTTCAAAAGGACTATGCACCTTCTTCCTTAATTCTCGGAAAGTATCTGAAAAATCATTTTGGTGATAATTTTCTTCAAGAAGTAAGAAATTCGCTGTACTTAAAAAAAACAGAACGGTGTGCTCTAATTGACTCGATAGTTGATCTTTCCCGCCCACAAAGAGCGTCAAGATCACTTGATTCTATTATTACGTTTAATTTTGACTCGTTAATTGAAGAAAATCTTAAAAGGGAAAATGTACCCTATAGAACCATTTATAAAGAAGGTATGACTCATGGTCCAAATGAGTTGCCTATATATCATGTTCATGGGTATCTACCTAAGGCTGGGCCGCTACCTAAAGATATAGATATTGTTTTCAGCGAAGACTCCTATCACACTCAATTTATTGAACCTTTTAGTTGGTCAAATTTGATTCAGCTAATTAAGTTGAATGAAAACACCTGCCTCTTTATTGGACTTAGCTTCACTGACCCTAATCTTCGCCGTTTGCTTGATGTCGCGAATCGTAAAAAGGGAAGTTCCTCTCCAGCGCATTATATCATTAAAAAATCTTTATCATCGACCGAAGCTCTTGACGGGATGGCAAAAATTTTTGAGGAACAAGACGCAAGAAATCTTGGGCTCAAGACAATTTGGGTTGATGAATATTCTGAAATACCAACCTTTCTTAAAAACATAGCAATAAGTTGAACAGGCATGAAAGCGGGAAGGAATGTCTTCCCGCTTTTCTATTAATATTTTTCTACATCCTAATCGCCTCACCAGGCGTCTCATTATCATCACTTCTTAGCGGATGCTCCTTGTTCTCGCAGACCCAAAAGAACGTGCCTTTCTTTTTCTTTGATTCAAAACGGCGCATTACTTTGTCGCAGCCTTCTTCAGGGCATGGGGCTTGAAGAAGTTTTGTTTTTGTTTGTTTTGTTCCAGGCTTTCCTTTTATGTCTGGAAGAAACACAGGCTTGTCGTGTTCAAAGCAGGCCCAGAAGAATTTACCTTTTTCTTTTTTGGAAGGAAGCCTTCTGAGTGTTTTACCGCATTCTGGGCAGGGATGCCCTTGTAGCCCTGTGCCGGCTGATTCAGTTATTGGCGTAATGAGGACTGGCAGTAGGTGCGCTTGATCTGACATGAAGGTGTCGAATTGTTCCGTGCCGGCTGCGATCGCGCTTAGGCGAGATTCCCAGAGCGCTGTTGTGATCGGATCTTTCAATTGTTCAGGGGTAAGGGTGATAATGTGTTGGCCGAGTTCGGTTGAGATAAGATTCTTTTTATCGGTTTTGATGTAACCGCGTTGTTTCAGTGTTTCGATAATGCCGGCGCGTGTGGCTTCGGTACCGATGCCTTCATTTTCTTTTAGCGTCTTCTTTGCTTCTGTGTCATCGATAAAGCGGTGAATGCTAGCCATAGCTGCGATGAGTGTGCCCTCTGTAAATTTTGCAGGGGGCTTTGTTTGTTTCATCTCAACTTTTGATTCCGTACAAGACACTTCATCAGCCTTTTTAACTGCCGACAGCGCTTGTTCATCCGGTTGTTTGTCAAACGTTGTCCAGCCGGCTTCGAGCGTTGTCTGACCTGTCGTAGACCAAAGGTACCCAGCAACTTCGGACACAATCTTTTTGGCTTCATAAATGAGAGGAGGATGAAACTGGAGTGCGTAGGTCGTACTGATCAGCTCAAAGAGTTTAGCGTCTTTTTCCGGAAGATCTGCCAGCACTTGTCCGGTTGGAATGATCCCGTGGTGCGCTGTCACTTTTTTTGTGTTCCAGGCTTTTGATTTCAGTTGAGGATTTGCTGTTTCAAATACTGGAGCAGAGGAGAGCGCCTGAAGAATGCGTTGAGCATCGTCAAATTGTTCTTCAGGAAGGTAGCGGCAATCAGAACGTGGGTATGTTGTCAGCTTTTTTTCATAGAGACGTTGGGCAATGTCCAGGACCTCTTTGGCCGACATGCCGAATTTTGCTGAAGCAGCCTTCTGCAGAGAGGATAGGCAATGCGGCAGCGGTGGATGAACGGTCTTTTTCTGCGAAGTCGCTTCAACGATCGTTCCTGTCTGGTTTGCCGCCTCTTTTGCAATTGCTTCAGCTTTTGCCGTATCAATGAGACGGCCTTCTTCGTCTAATCCCGTCATGTCTTCAGAGGGCTGGAGCTGGGCTTTGAAAGATCCATTTTCGTGATTCAATGTAGCTTGAACGACCGCGTATTTTTGTGGCTTAAAATTAGAGATTGTTTTGTCGCGTGTGACGATCAAGTTTAGGGTAGGAGTTTGTACTCGGCCAAGAGATAACACACCCTGCATTCCTTTAGATCGGCCAAGCAATGTCATTGCTCGCGTAGCATTAATCCCTGTCAGCCAGTCGGCTCTGGAACGGGCAAGCGCTGCATGTGAGAGCGTGGCGAAGTCCTTATTGTCCTTCAGAGAGCTGAGTGCAGTTGTAACAGATTTTTCATCAAGGGATGCAAGCCAGATTCGTTGAACATTTCCCACGTATCCAAAATGCTCAAGCACTTCATCAACGAGCAGCTGACCTTCACGATCCGGATCACCGGCGTTGACGACAACGTCAGCTTTCTTCAGAAGCTTTTTGATGACGTTGAGCTGCTTAGCAACACCTTTGCGCGGAAGAACCTTCCATTCGTCAGGTATGATCGGGAGTGCGTTTGCATCCCATTTCTTCCATTCAGGCTTGTAGTCATCTGGGTTTGCAAGCTCGAGCAAATGTCCGAAGCACCATGTCACGGTGTCGTCTCCGCAAGTAATGTAGCCTTCGTTTTTTTGAGGGCTGCCTAGTCCTTCGGCAATAGCTCGGCCAAGAGAGGGTTTTTCAGCTATGAATAATCGCATGATGTATCCTTTTTAGTTTGGTGGGATAGAGGGGAGAGGAGCGTCCCGCAGAGTTGCGGGACGCTGAAGTGTTATTGCGGGATGAGTTCCTGACTTTGTGTTTTGCTGAGCGCTTTGCGAATACCGGCATTCAACTCAACTTTTAGTGCGTTTAAACCGCGCTCTTGGTGAATGTCGTTGAAGTCGGTGAGTCCTTTTGCTTTCTCTGCTTCAGTCAGCTTTGGTTTAACAACAACTCCACCTACAGATTTTGCTGCTGCGCGAGCCTTGCTGATACCAGGATTTTTTTTCTGGGTATGGTCATCGTCTGCAACAAACACGAATGGCGCGTCAGGAAAGGCTTTTTTCAGTTCTTTTGCCACTGGTTCGAGGTTCCCAGCGTCGAATGCTACTGCGACTGGCTTGTGCGTTGCTTCGTGGATGCTCGCAGCCGTGGCATAGCCTTCGGCAATAAGAAGTGGCTGTTTTGGGTTTGTGCCTGAATAGTGCGAGATAAGGTGGAACGCGCCTTGTTTCTTGGCTCCAGACTCGAAGAGTTTTCCTTCTGGGGTAATGGTTTGCATTGTTTGGATTCGACCGCTCGAGTCGCGACCTGGGATAAGCAAGTTGCCGTGCATGTCGATTTTAGTGCCGTGACTTTTTACCCCTTTCTTTTTGAGGTACGGCTGATCTTCTGGTGCCCAGCCTTTCGCGTTTCTCCATTTGGCATACGCACGTTTTGCGGCTTGTTCCTGTGCTTCTCTGCGCTCTAAGTCGCGAGCCTCCTGCCTCATAGCAGCGTTGGCTTTTATTTTGGCCATTGCTTCAGGAGAAAGCTTGTGTCCGTTTGCTTTCCAGTTTGTTCGTAGACCGGTTTTATGGTTTTCAATAAAGCCGGCAGGGCGACCGTCTAGATAACCGGTATACGCACCGTCTTTTTTGTTTTGCTTGCCGCCTTCAACGCGGACTCGCTGAAGTTCGCCGTTCATGATAGGCAGGCCCTCCACGATCAGACCGGCCTCACGCAATGCTTGAGCAAACTCCTGTTCAGGAGCCATCTGAGGCTTTTCTTCTTTTTGTTTTCCGTCAGGAAGCCATTGGCTGAGTGATGTCAGATCTGAGCCTTCCGGAGCGTACCAGCTTTTTTTTCTGCCATCCCATTTGGCTCCAAGCTTCTTGGCTGTGTTCTTTTGAGAATATGGGACAGCAAGGTAAGTCTTTTCTTTAGCCAGTTGGCTAAGAGTTTGCTCAGGCTCTTGCTCTTTGACCTTTTCTTTTGTGATGTTTTTTTCTTTCTGGTCTTCCATTTTGATACCCTTTTCAAAGCCGAGCATATGACCTTTGATGCGTTCTGCGGTCTGGCAGGCGCGCATAATCTCGTAAGGATCTTTCTCGAGAGCCTGAATCCAGCTGTCTACGTAGGCGAGGTGTCGGCCGCGATCATATTCAAGACCGACTTCCATGCTGACCATCCAGCTGGCGATTTCAGCATTCAATTCCTCTCTGGCATACTCCTGAGTGCCTTTTGGGCCGAAGGTTCGTTCACTGCCTTTCCAGCGTTTTTCATGACCAGTCCAGTGACCTAATTCATGAAGAGCCGTCGCATAGTATTTGTCCTGAGAATCAAATTTGTCTTTGGGAGGAAGTTTGATTTTGTCTAATGTGTAAGAGAAGAATGCGCGGTCGCGCTGGTCGTGGCTAATGGATGCGCCGGAGCCTTCGAGAATCGCTTCACTACGTTCGTGCGGATTCCAGCTAACATCCTGTCCTTTCCACTCCGGCATTCCTTCGACTTGTGTGGCGTGGAACACGCTTGCAAAGCGTAGAATAGGGCGTTCAAGCAGAAACGTTTCTTTCTGCTGTTTTCCTTCCTCATCCAGAATTGGCTTGCCGTCGTCATCGAGGACATTTTCTTCTTTTGTAAACTGCCAGAAGACGACAGGACGGGATTT
The sequence above is a segment of the Halodesulfovibrio marinisediminis DSM 17456 genome. Coding sequences within it:
- a CDS encoding SIR2 family protein, whose product is MNIFMSYASEDRHYAALLENALIKAGHKIIKATGKVNSSKSFAQKLNRYIQSADALIVLISWATLKSKWIRHEVESMAIQDFSTNEKKIIPIKLDSSPMPSYLTNYDYLDSTSSDGVIEKLIQSLSTGEKKDVFESASGAKEQNTLHYSKELSKKLKTGRLTLVCGAGVSIGAGIPTWDDLLFRLLSSMIRNASEARSIPFDEASVFDFQKDYAPSSLILGKYLKNHFGDNFLQEVRNSLYLKKTERCALIDSIVDLSRPQRASRSLDSIITFNFDSLIEENLKRENVPYRTIYKEGMTHGPNELPIYHVHGYLPKAGPLPKDIDIVFSEDSYHTQFIEPFSWSNLIQLIKLNENTCLFIGLSFTDPNLRRLLDVANRKKGSSSPAHYIIKKSLSSTEALDGMAKIFEEQDARNLGLKTIWVDEYSEIPTFLKNIAIS
- a CDS encoding DNA topoisomerase III is translated as MRLFIAEKPSLGRAIAEGLGSPQKNEGYITCGDDTVTWCFGHLLELANPDDYKPEWKKWDANALPIIPDEWKVLPRKGVAKQLNVIKKLLKKADVVVNAGDPDREGQLLVDEVLEHFGYVGNVQRIWLASLDEKSVTTALSSLKDNKDFATLSHAALARSRADWLTGINATRAMTLLGRSKGMQGVLSLGRVQTPTLNLIVTRDKTISNFKPQKYAVVQATLNHENGSFKAQLQPSEDMTGLDEEGRLIDTAKAEAIAKEAANQTGTIVEATSQKKTVHPPLPHCLSSLQKAASAKFGMSAKEVLDIAQRLYEKKLTTYPRSDCRYLPEEQFDDAQRILQALSSAPVFETANPQLKSKAWNTKKVTAHHGIIPTGQVLADLPEKDAKLFELISTTYALQFHPPLIYEAKKIVSEVAGYLWSTTGQTTLEAGWTTFDKQPDEQALSAVKKADEVSCTESKVEMKQTKPPAKFTEGTLIAAMASIHRFIDDTEAKKTLKENEGIGTEATRAGIIETLKQRGYIKTDKKNLISTELGQHIITLTPEQLKDPITTALWESRLSAIAAGTEQFDTFMSDQAHLLPVLITPITESAGTGLQGHPCPECGKTLRRLPSKKEKGKFFWACFEHDKPVFLPDIKGKPGTKQTKTKLLQAPCPEEGCDKVMRRFESKKKKGTFFWVCENKEHPLRSDDNETPGEAIRM
- a CDS encoding zincin-like metallopeptidase domain-containing protein encodes the protein MSAKRKTFHQEFAEQIIDDLKKGTAPWQKPWKAGEFHPPFNPISGTVYSGVNFVSLAREGMEDPRFVTFNQANAEGLRIKKGSKSRPVVFWQFTKEENVLDDDGKPILDEEGKQQKETFLLERPILRFASVFHATQVEGMPEWKGQDVSWNPHERSEAILEGSGASISHDQRDRAFFSYTLDKIKLPPKDKFDSQDKYYATALHELGHWTGHEKRWKGSERTFGPKGTQEYAREELNAEIASWMVSMEVGLEYDRGRHLAYVDSWIQALEKDPYEIMRACQTAERIKGHMLGFEKGIKMEDQKEKNITKEKVKEQEPEQTLSQLAKEKTYLAVPYSQKNTAKKLGAKWDGRKKSWYAPEGSDLTSLSQWLPDGKQKEEKPQMAPEQEFAQALREAGLIVEGLPIMNGELQRVRVEGGKQNKKDGAYTGYLDGRPAGFIENHKTGLRTNWKANGHKLSPEAMAKIKANAAMRQEARDLERREAQEQAAKRAYAKWRNAKGWAPEDQPYLKKKGVKSHGTKIDMHGNLLIPGRDSSGRIQTMQTITPEGKLFESGAKKQGAFHLISHYSGTNPKQPLLIAEGYATAASIHEATHKPVAVAFDAGNLEPVAKELKKAFPDAPFVFVADDDHTQKKNPGISKARAAAKSVGGVVVKPKLTEAEKAKGLTDFNDIHQERGLNALKVELNAGIRKALSKTQSQELIPQ